A stretch of Verrucomicrobiota bacterium DNA encodes these proteins:
- a CDS encoding redoxin domain-containing protein, protein MPIAVGSKAPDFNLKSKNASGLTDVKLSANLGSKNTVILFFPLAFTGVCTQELCDITAGLSQYASLNAEVIGVSVDSPFAQEAWANQHKIGITLASDLNKKTAEAYGVLLPDLIGLGSVSARAAFVVDKQGVVQYSEQTPTPKELPNFAAVKEVLAKLK, encoded by the coding sequence ATGCCTATCGCTGTTGGCTCCAAAGCCCCGGATTTCAACCTCAAATCGAAAAACGCCTCGGGACTCACCGATGTGAAACTCAGCGCCAATCTGGGTTCCAAGAATACGGTCATCCTTTTCTTCCCCCTGGCTTTCACTGGGGTATGCACCCAGGAATTGTGCGACATCACGGCTGGGCTCTCCCAATACGCCAGTCTTAACGCCGAAGTCATCGGCGTCAGCGTGGACAGTCCATTCGCCCAGGAAGCTTGGGCCAATCAACACAAGATCGGCATCACGCTCGCCAGCGATCTCAACAAGAAAACCGCCGAAGCCTACGGCGTGCTGCTCCCCGATTTGATCGGGCTCGGCTCGGTCAGCGCCCGCGCGGCCTTCGTCGTCGATAAACAAGGCGTCGTTCAATACAGCGAACAAACGCCAACGCCCAAAGAACTGCCCAATTTCGCCGCCGTCAAAGAGGTTTTGGCCAAACTCAAGTAG